In Nicotiana tabacum cultivar K326 chromosome 2, ASM71507v2, whole genome shotgun sequence, the following proteins share a genomic window:
- the LOC107815196 gene encoding uncharacterized protein LOC107815196 encodes MRRDHLISRPNRERHQPYVKAPVPYSSRYDEGPSRLRMGTHMNEREIVYALEKLGIKVKWSPNMRSDPNTRKSNALCEFHQERGHKTEDCIALRQEVVNMLQQGHLKDLLSDKGTNTFARGQERQGPPKLPSPAHTINMIIGSNDDAPINGIKFTANHNLKILITHERYDGLEESIIFDKSIADGLTFPHNDALIITLRISHTDVKRIMVDDGSGA; translated from the exons ATGAGGAGGGATCACCTAATCTCACGGCCGAACAGAGAACGACATCAGCCTTACGTCAAGGCCCCCGTCCCTTATTCCTCCCGCTATGATGAGGGTCCATCTAGGCTGAGAATGGGGACTCATATGAATGAGAGAG AAATAGTCTACGCCCTAGAAAAACTCGGAATAAAGGTGAAGTGGTCGCCAAATATGAGGTCCGACCCAAATACTAGAAAATCTAACGCCCTCTGTGAATTTCACCAGGAACGCGGGCACAAGACAGAGGATTGCATTGCCCTGAGGCAAGAAGTTGTGAACATGTTGCAGCAAGGACACCTCAAAGATCTACTGAGCGACAAGGGAACGAACACCTTCGCCAGGGGTCAAGAACGTCAAGGCCCGCCAAAGCTGCCCTCACCGGCCCACACCATCAATATGATTATTGGCAGCAATGACGATGCCCCCATCAATGGTATCAAGTTCACCGCTAATCACAATCTCAAAATATTGATCACCCATGAAAGGTATGATGGACTCGaggaaagtatcatcttcgacaaGTCAATTGCCGATGGTTTGACTTTCCCTCACAACGATGCTCTTATCATTACTTTACGAATTTCACATACTGATGTTAAGCGTATCATGGTGGATGATGGGAGTGGAGCGTGA